The Malaclemys terrapin pileata isolate rMalTer1 chromosome 5, rMalTer1.hap1, whole genome shotgun sequence genomic interval GGGGGAGTTGGTAAACAGGTCTTAATAGACAGAGGAATATGTATTTGCTTCTCTGAGCAGCCCAGttgtcaggcagagacaatgaagctCCATTTACATATTAGCTTGATAGGTGAACAAAACGAACAAATGGGGAGCAACAGCTTCCAGCAGGGAACTGACAGCTCTGAGAATGGGGaaaggggataaaaatccctgacaaggagaaactatATATCTCTATAGTTTAATCTTCAAACTATATCTCagtctttccaaccacacacttagcccagcagaagagtctgtcctatctcggggactctctttctgtcccaccatccccacgaacaggatacagttctgcggtgatctggaagcctactttcgtcgtctccgactcaaggaatattttcaacgcaccactgaacagtgcactgacccacaggaaccctcctaccaacactacaagaagaagaactctgcgtggactcctcctgacggtcgaaataatagactggacctctacatagagtgcttccgcagatgtgcacaggctgaaattgtggacaaacaacatcacttgtcccataacctcagctgtacggaatgcaatgccatccacagcctcagaaacaactctgacattatcatcaaagcgGCTGAcagaggaggtgctgtagtcataatgaacaggtcggattatgaacaggaggctgccaggcaactctccaagaccacattctacaggcctctatcctctgatcccactgaggaataccaaaagaaactacaccatctgctcaagaaattcccagctacagtacgggaacaaatctacatggacacacccccagaaccctgacaggggtattctatctgctacccaagatccataaacccggaaaccctggacgccccatcatctcaggcattggcactcttacagcaggataatatctggctatttggactctctcctcagaccctacgctaccagcactcccagctatctttgagacactaccaacttcctgaggaaactacaatgcattggtgttcttcctgaaaacaccatcctggccatcatggatgtagaagcacttttcACCAATagtccacatgaggatggactacaagctgtcaggaacagtatccctgatgaggccacagcacgcctggtggctgagctttgtgactttgttctcacccacaaccacttcagatttggggacaacttatatcttcaagtcagtggcactgctaggggtacccgcatggccccacagtatgccaacatttttatggctgacttagaacaatgcttcctcagctctcgtcccctagagcccctcctctacttgtgctacattgatgacatcttcatcatatggacccacggaaaggaggcccttgaagaattccacctggacttcaataatttccaccccaccatcaacctcagcctggaccagtccacacaagagatccacttcctggacactaccgtgcaaataagcgatggtcacataaacaccaccctatactggaaacctactgaccactctacgtacctacatgcctccagcttccatccaagacacatcacacgatccattgtctacagccaagccctaagatacaaccgaatttgctccaacccctcagacagagacaaacacctacaagatctttatcaagcattcttaaaactacaatacccacctggggaagtgaggaaacagattgacagagcaagatgggtacccagaaatcacctactacaggagaggcccaacaaggacaataacagaacaccactggccatcacatacagcccccagctaaaacctctccagcgcattatccacgatctacaacctatcctggaaaatgatccctcactctcacagaccttgggaggcaggccagtcctcgcttacagacaaccccccaacctgaagcaaatactcaccagcaactacacaccacaccacagaaacaccaacccaggaaccaatcactgtagcaaacctcgttgcctactttGTCCCCATATCTaatctggcgacaccatcagaggacccaaccacatcagccacaccatcaagggctcattcacctgcacatccactaatgttatatatgccatcatgtgccagcaatgcccctctgtcatgtacattggccaaaccgaacagtccctccacaaaagaataaatggacacaaatcggacatcaggaatggtaacatacaaaagccagtaagtgaacacttcaatctccctggtcattctattacagatttaaaagtcactatcattgaacaaaaaaacttcagaaacagacttcaaagagaaacagcagaactaaaattcatttgcaaatttaacaccattaatctgggcttgaatagggactgggagtggctggctcattacagaagcagcttttcctctcctggaattgacacctcctcatctattattgggagtggactacctccaccctgattgaattggccctgtcaacactggttctccacttgcgaagtaactccctgctctccatgtgtcagtatataatgcctgcatctgtaactttcactctatgcatctgaagaagtgaggtttttacccacgaaagcttatgcccaagtaaatctgttagtctttaaggtgccaccagactccttgttgtttttgtagatacagactaacacggctaccccctgatactatataTCTCTATGCAGCATGGACTCTCAAGTGCAAAGTTTTCTAGGTATTAGCAAGAAATCCTCAGCctttagcctgggttagccctcaGGGACATATTGAGCTTGCTTCTTATAGAAGCTGCTATTAGCTTTAGAAACTTAAGAGTGGAACTCATCTgcgtgtatgtttacctgctttaactgtgtaaataactctcattttgTCTTCCTATTAATAAATCTGTATATAATTTATTATAGTATTGGCTACAAGAGTTGTCTTTGATGTGAGCTCTAAGGGCAATTGACATGGGGCAACTCATTGGCTCTTTGGGACTGGGattaacctgaatattattgtgatttttggcatAAGGGATCATCTaccacaaaggcaagcttgcctagATGGCAAGATAAATTGGAGTacccaaagggactgtctgtgactctatggTTAGTTTACAAATGATGGttgattggtgaaatctaagtatagaactcacatccaatttggggtttgtgccctgcttcttaccTGTCTTCCCTGAGGTTGGTGTTCATGCTCTTGAGGACAGTTTGACAGACATAGCTGGGCccacctaactttttagtgtagacctggcctaatgTTTTATGTATTGTATTTTATCTGTGTAGAACTTAATAAACTGTTTGACAAAAAATTGCAAGGCAAAATCTGCTTCATTACACCACTATAAATGTTGAGTAGCTTTCTTAATTTTTATGcatttacttcagatttacacccatgtaactgagagcaaaatttgctCCTGAATCTATTTAAtaatttacaaaatttaaatcaaCACAGCATTGAACTTTGTTTGTTGATACCTACTCATATATGCATTATCTATCTAGGCCAAAACCATAAGGTTCAGATCCTGAGTTATGTGCAAGCTTCCTCAGTATTCAAAGGAGTGTTTAGATCCAGAGTTCCAGTTTTGGGTCCATCTGTCATGCTAAACTTACAACATGAGCTAAATTGTTACCATACTTACCTGAATTTaccaaattagtttttttttaatctttggatAAATTATCTAggcatgtttatttttattttaagtgtaACAAAAAGCCATTTCACAAAGTATCATTGATTCTAAAATCTCCAATTATAGATGAAAGTAAAATAactgtgggcttgatcctgcagtcctttatTATGTGAGTCATCCCATTCTTGTATTTCAACAGGACTAGTCATGTGAGTAAGGGATGCAGAACTGAGCCTTGAATGGGACACTTTTAGCATTATGTATCTTGAGCTAGATGATACTACCACAGTTTATATGACTAGGCAGGTAAATTACTCATTAGAATTCATTAAACCCTTTGTTCATATTTTCAGGGAAAGAGGGGTAGGTGGAAACTTGACATCTGCAAGAGTCTATTCTCATTACTCATATTTGTCTTCTACTTGCACTCCcccctcttctttccccccctcccaatcTGTTGTGTTCTACGCCCCAGGCATCTGGTCTGGTCTTTGATCCTGTGCATGGTCATGGAACAGATACCTGCCAATAAAGTCTTATTGAATTGAAGAAAACAAAACCTGACTTTGAAGGTGCTGTCATGGTTCATTGAAAGACGTAACGGTTTAGTCAGGCATTTGTCTGATGGTCGAATAAGCAGTTTAGTGGATTTTGTTTGCTGGCAGTTGGAGGTGGTTAATGATCTTTCTTGCACATTGTGGGTAACATCCATGTGCTTAGTTTGATGATGTCTAGAAACCGAAGCGAGGAGTATTGAATACATTTTTTATAAAGATAAATTAGTAAATGATGGAACAATTAATTTTTCAACATGCTTTAAGTTCAGTTCTATTCTTCCCAAA includes:
- the LOC128837575 gene encoding uncharacterized protein LOC128837575, with product MDVEALFTNSPHEDGLQAVRNSIPDEATARLVAELCDFVLTHNHFRFGDNLYLQVSGTARGTRMAPQYANIFMADLEQCFLSSRPLEPLLYLCYIDDIFIIWTHGKEALEEFHLDFNNFHPTINLSLDQSTQEIHFLDTTVQISDGHINTTLYWKPTDHSTYLHASSFHPRHITRSIVYSQALRYNRICSNPSDRDKHLQDLYQAFLKLQYPPGEVRKQIDRARWVPRNHLLQERPNKDNNRTPLAITYSPQLKPLQRIIHDLQPILENDPSLSQTLGGRPVLAYRQPPNLKQILTSNYTPHHRNTNPGTNHCSKPRCLLCPHI